A genome region from Triticum aestivum cultivar Chinese Spring chromosome 2B, IWGSC CS RefSeq v2.1, whole genome shotgun sequence includes the following:
- the LOC123044205 gene encoding F-box only protein 13 codes for MAAAVAASVGRKRKCEELSAPELGQLHEDMLERVLARLPPSSFFRLRGVCRRWREAAGSPAFLAACARVPARDPWFLMLSDQQEEQRPPCPAVAFDAAEKTWARCRGAPGPVPVAAAGGLVLYRAPETGALTVANPLSGVSRALPPPPPAATVALYAVAMYGSPYRVVLILGELPRLSMTVFDSSKNAWENAVPLSRKTEASPADAQAPHDDDDIDEDMDGDGDGAVYYLSKSGDVMVSSTQRSASRQYSSAVTCRSDGGEAVAYFLSHSGAVVACDLARRVFTELPRILPMHFEYSIDVVACDGRAYVVVLSEYLDTATLRLWEFSDGAWRHVAAMSPAMSHAFYGKKADVNCVGHGGRVMVCVSSGDADANGCFMCDVGSNAWEELPRCAGGDGEAMDFVAAFSFEPRMEVAV; via the coding sequence ATGGCGGCGGCAGTGGCTGCGAGCGTCGGCAGGAAGCGCAAGTGCGAAGAGCTGTCTGCGCCTGAGCTTGGGCAGCTCCACGAGGACATGCTCGAGCGcgtcctcgcgcgcctcccgcccTCCAGCTTCTTCCGCCTCCGCGGCGTGTGCCGGCGCTGGCGCGAGGCCGCGGGGTCGCCTGCCTTCCTCGCCGCCTGCGCGCGCGTCCCCGCCCGGGACCCGTGGTTCCTCATGCTGTCCGACCAACAGGAGGAGCAGCGCCCTCCCTGCCCCGCCGTCGCGTTCGACGCCGCCGAGAAGACCTGGGCGCGGTGCCGTGGCGCCCCTGGCCCCGTGCCGGTGGCCGCGGCGGGCGGGCTCGTGCTCTACCGCGCACCTGAAACCGGCGCGCTCACCGTGGCCAACCCGCTCAGCGGCGTCTCCCGGgcgctcccgccgccgcctccggccgcaaCAGTCGCGCTCTACGCCGTGGCCATGTACGGATCACCCTACCGCGTGGTCCTCATCCTGGGCGAGCTTCCGCGCCTGTCCATGACGGTGTTCGACTCCTCCAAGAACGCGTGGGAGAACGCCGTGCCTCTGTCGCGGAAGACAGAGGCCTCGCCCGCGGATGCGCAAGCGCCGCACGACGACGACGACATTGACGAGGAcatggacggcgacggcgacggcgcggtcTATTACCTCAGCAAGTCCGGCGACGTGATGGTGTCCAGCACGCAGCGCAGCGCGTCGAGGCAGTACTCGTCGGCTGTGACGTGCCGCAGCGATGGCGGCGAGGCCGTGGCCTACTTCCTGAGCCACTCGGGCGCGGTCGTGGCGTGCGACCTGGCGCGCCGCGTTTTCACCGAGCTCCCGCGTATCCTGCCGATGCACTTCGAGTACTCGATCGACGTGGTGGCGTGCGACGGCCGGGCCTACGTGGTGGTCCTCTCGGAGTACCTGGACACGGCGACCCTGCGCCTCTGGGAGTTCTCGGACGGCGCGTGGCGGCATGTAGCTGCGATGTCCCCGGCCATGTCGCACGCCTTCTACGGCAAGAAGGCCGACGTGAACTGCGTGGGGCACGGCGGGCGCGTGATGGTGTGCGTCAGCTCCGGCGACGCGGACGCCAACGGGTGCTTCATGTGCGACGTGGGGAGCAACGCGTGGGAGGAGCTGCCGCGGtgcgccggcggcgacggcgaggccatggacttcgtggccgccttctccttcgagccgaGAATGGAGGTCGCCGTCTGA
- the LOC123044204 gene encoding alanine aminotransferase 2 isoform X1 — MRRFLTDRARRAVAASLRGATRPAAPSPAPAPAPAAALSRPSPSAPSAMAAYMARTMSTSAAGTPPVSLDTINPKVLEFKYAVRGEIVTHAQNLEQELHKNPESLPFDEILYCNIGNPHSLGQQPVTFFREVLSLCDHPALLDKSETHALYSSDAIERAWQILEKIPGRATGAYSHSQGVKGLRDEIAAGIAARDGFHASGDNIFLTDGASPAVHMMMQLLIRSEKDGILCPLPQYPLYSASIALHGGSFVPYFLDEEAGWGLEVDELKKQLDEARSKGITVRALVVINPGNPTGQVLAEENQKKIVEFCKNEGLVLLADEVYQENIYVEDKQFHSFKKIARSMGYTDDDLPLVSFQSVSKGYYGECGKRGGYMEVTGFNADVREQIYKVASVNLCSNISGQILSSLIMNPPKVGDESYESFMVERDGIISSLARRAKALEEAFNSLEGITCNKAEGAMYLFPRLHLPQKAIGAAQAAGAAPDAYYALRLLQATGIVVVPGSGFGQAPGTYHFRCTILPQEDKIPAIISRFKEFHEKFMDEFRDVSRDEAPTGTTIESRGD; from the exons ATGCGCCGCTTCCTCACCGACAGGGCGCGCCGCGCGGTGGCCGCTTCCCTGCGCGGCGCCACCAGACCAGCCGCGCcgtctccggctccggctccggctccggccgcGGCGCTGTCTCGACCTTCCCCTTCTGCTCCTTCGGCGATGGCGGCCTACATGGCGAGGACCATGTCCACTTCGGCCGCCGGGACGCCGCCAGTGTCACTTGACACCATCAACCCCAAG GTCTTGGAGTTCAAATATGCTGTTCGTGGAGAGATTGTTACACATGCTCAG AACTTAGAACAAGAGTTACACAAAAATCCAGAATCGCTTCCTTTTGATGAG ATACTCTACTGTAACATTGGAAATCCTCATTCCCTTGGTCAACAACCTGTTACATTTTTTAGAGAA GTCCTCTCTTTATGTGATCATCCAGCTCTCTTGGACAAAAGTGAGACTCATGCTCTATACAG TTCAGATGCTATAGAGAGAGCGTGGCAAATTCTAGAGAAGATCCCAGGAAGAGCGACAGGAGCATATAGCCATAGTCAG GGTGTGAAAGGTTTGCGTGATGAAATTGCTGCCGGTATTGCTGCTCGTGATGGTTTCCATGCTAGTGGAGATAACATCTTTCTTACAGATGGAGCTAGCCCAGCA GTCCACATGATGATGCAGTTACTGATAAGGTCTGAGAAGGATGGCATTCTCTGCCCTCTTCCACAATACCCGCTGTATTCTGCATCAATTGCCCTTCATGGTGGTTCTTTT GTTCCTTATTTCCTTGATGAAGAGGCAGGGTGGGGGCTAGAGGTTGATGAGCTTAAAAAACAATTAGATGAGGCTCGATCTAAGGGTATCACTGTCAGAGCGCTCGTGGTCATAAATCCGGGAAACCCGACTGGACAG GTTCTTGCGgaggaaaaccaaaagaaaattgTTGAATTCTGCAAGAACGAAGGACTTGTTCTTCTTGCAGATGAG GTTTACCAAGAAAACATATATGTTGAGGATAAGCAGTTCCACTCTTTCAAAAAGATTGCACGGTCAATGGGATACACCGATGATGATCTTCCTTTGGTATCGTTCCAGTCAGTTTCGAAAG GTTACTATGGAGAATGTGGTAAACGAGGAGGCTACATGGAAGTAACTGGGTTTAATGCAGATGTAAGAGAACAAATTTACAAGGTGGCATCAGTGAATCTTTGTTCCAATATCTCTGGCCAAATTCTCTCTAGCCTCATAATGAACCCACCCAAG GTAGGGGATGAATCCTATGAATCCTTCATGGTAGAGAGAGATGGTATTATTTCATCGCTGGCTCGGCGTGCAAAG GCCTTGGAAGAAGCATTCAACAGTTTAGAAGGCATCACCTGCAACAAGGCTGAGGGTGCAATGTATTTGTTCCCTCGCCTTCATTTACCCCAGAAGGCGATTGGGGCTGCCCAAGCAGCTGGTGCTGCCCCAGATGCATACTATGCTCTCCGCCTTCTTCAAGCCACTGGAATTGTCGTCGTTCCTGGATCTGGATTTGGTCAG GCTCCTGGAACGTATCACTTCAGATGCACGATCTTGCCTCAGGAGGACAAAATCCCTGCAATCATATCCAGATTCAAGGAATTCCATGAGAAATTCATGGACGAATTCCGTGATGTTAGTCGTGATGAAGCACCCACCGGTACTACGATTGAAAGCAGAGGAGATTAA
- the LOC123044204 gene encoding alanine aminotransferase 2 isoform X2, with amino-acid sequence MRYSTVTLEILIPLVNNLLHFLEKSSLYVIIQLSWTKVRLMLYTDAIERAWQILEKIPGRATGAYSHSQGVKGLRDEIAAGIAARDGFHASGDNIFLTDGASPAVHMMMQLLIRSEKDGILCPLPQYPLYSASIALHGGSFVPYFLDEEAGWGLEVDELKKQLDEARSKGITVRALVVINPGNPTGQVLAEENQKKIVEFCKNEGLVLLADEVYQENIYVEDKQFHSFKKIARSMGYTDDDLPLVSFQSVSKGYYGECGKRGGYMEVTGFNADVREQIYKVASVNLCSNISGQILSSLIMNPPKVGDESYESFMVERDGIISSLARRAKALEEAFNSLEGITCNKAEGAMYLFPRLHLPQKAIGAAQAAGAAPDAYYALRLLQATGIVVVPGSGFGQAPGTYHFRCTILPQEDKIPAIISRFKEFHEKFMDEFRDVSRDEAPTGTTIESRGD; translated from the exons ATGAG ATACTCTACTGTAACATTGGAAATCCTCATTCCCTTGGTCAACAACCTGTTACATTTTTTAGAGAA GTCCTCTCTTTATGTGATCATCCAGCTCTCTTGGACAAAAGTGAGACTCATGCTCTATACAG ATGCTATAGAGAGAGCGTGGCAAATTCTAGAGAAGATCCCAGGAAGAGCGACAGGAGCATATAGCCATAGTCAG GGTGTGAAAGGTTTGCGTGATGAAATTGCTGCCGGTATTGCTGCTCGTGATGGTTTCCATGCTAGTGGAGATAACATCTTTCTTACAGATGGAGCTAGCCCAGCA GTCCACATGATGATGCAGTTACTGATAAGGTCTGAGAAGGATGGCATTCTCTGCCCTCTTCCACAATACCCGCTGTATTCTGCATCAATTGCCCTTCATGGTGGTTCTTTT GTTCCTTATTTCCTTGATGAAGAGGCAGGGTGGGGGCTAGAGGTTGATGAGCTTAAAAAACAATTAGATGAGGCTCGATCTAAGGGTATCACTGTCAGAGCGCTCGTGGTCATAAATCCGGGAAACCCGACTGGACAG GTTCTTGCGgaggaaaaccaaaagaaaattgTTGAATTCTGCAAGAACGAAGGACTTGTTCTTCTTGCAGATGAG GTTTACCAAGAAAACATATATGTTGAGGATAAGCAGTTCCACTCTTTCAAAAAGATTGCACGGTCAATGGGATACACCGATGATGATCTTCCTTTGGTATCGTTCCAGTCAGTTTCGAAAG GTTACTATGGAGAATGTGGTAAACGAGGAGGCTACATGGAAGTAACTGGGTTTAATGCAGATGTAAGAGAACAAATTTACAAGGTGGCATCAGTGAATCTTTGTTCCAATATCTCTGGCCAAATTCTCTCTAGCCTCATAATGAACCCACCCAAG GTAGGGGATGAATCCTATGAATCCTTCATGGTAGAGAGAGATGGTATTATTTCATCGCTGGCTCGGCGTGCAAAG GCCTTGGAAGAAGCATTCAACAGTTTAGAAGGCATCACCTGCAACAAGGCTGAGGGTGCAATGTATTTGTTCCCTCGCCTTCATTTACCCCAGAAGGCGATTGGGGCTGCCCAAGCAGCTGGTGCTGCCCCAGATGCATACTATGCTCTCCGCCTTCTTCAAGCCACTGGAATTGTCGTCGTTCCTGGATCTGGATTTGGTCAG GCTCCTGGAACGTATCACTTCAGATGCACGATCTTGCCTCAGGAGGACAAAATCCCTGCAATCATATCCAGATTCAAGGAATTCCATGAGAAATTCATGGACGAATTCCGTGATGTTAGTCGTGATGAAGCACCCACCGGTACTACGATTGAAAGCAGAGGAGATTAA